Proteins from one Camelina sativa cultivar DH55 chromosome 8, Cs, whole genome shotgun sequence genomic window:
- the LOC104705480 gene encoding elongation factor 1-beta 1 has translation MAVTFSNLHTEQGLKTLEEHLAGKTYISGKQLSLDDVKVYAAVLEKPGDGFPNASKWYDNIASHLAKSFPGKAVGVRVGGGVAPSEEAPQTEAPAAGADGGDDDDDIDLFADETEDEKKAAEERQAAKKDTKKAKESGKSSVLLEVKPWDDETDMKKLEEAVRSVQMPGLTWGASKLVPVGYGIKKLTIMMTIVDDLVSVDNLIEDHLTSEPNNEYIQSVDIVAFNKI, from the exons ATGGCGGTTACATTTTCTAATCTGCACACAGAGCAAGGTCTCAAAACCCTCGAGGAACACCTCGCCGGAAAAACCTATATCTCCGG CAAGCAGCTTTCGTTGGATGATGTGAAGGTTTACGCTGCCGTATTGGAGAAGCCAGGAGATGGCTTTCCCAATGCTAGCAAGTGGTATGATAACATTGCTTCCCACCTCGCCAAAAG TTTTCCGGGGAAAGCCGTCGGAGTAAGAGTTGGTGGTGGTGTTGCTCCATCTGAAGAAGCTCCGCAGACTGAG GCACCTGCTGCTGGAgctgatggtggtgatgatgatgatgatattgatcTTTTCGCTGATGAAACTGAAGATGAGAAAAAAGCTGCAGAGGAGAGACAAGCTGCTAAGAAGGACACTAAGAAGGCTAAAGAGA GTGGAAAGTCTTCTGTGCTTCTGGAAGTAAAGCCATGGGATGATGAAACCGATATGAAGAAACTAGAAGAAGCTGTTCGTAGTGTTCAGATGCCGGGTCTTACATGGGGAGCCT CGAAATTGGTACCTGTTGGTTACGGGATAAAGAAACTCACAATTATGATGACCATTGTTGATGACCTTGTGTCTGTGGACAACCTCATTGAAGACCATCTCACTTCAGAACCTAACAATGAGTACATCCAAAGTGTTGACATTGTCGCTTTTAACAAGATTTAG
- the LOC104709100 gene encoding uncharacterized protein LOC104709100 isoform X2, whose product MSSASKTKSRDKKVMNDSQKTPSKASGSMGASNGVVVGAYNPLLGTFQTIDSLSATGSSSLHNNGRFRNIDESDSTGADCDSVSNNGSWSGDSEDHKEKVPSTAAKQEIVPGADNEKREKMRLKNERKHQRQKEKRAQELHERCCQYLMSRKFEVHTQKIMAMGIAQERATYALMLNEGKIEESVNWLLDDGGSKVEDKKLDPTSGNLKLDISQELGRILELETKYKFTKQDVERAVVTAEGDIEKAEEALRRQKQDQSTASRKADDISDNTSVNNSKVPSVHTSQNTVAQLQPNSGMYPTGGEEALDRKNLGYSRGSSYISEESENQSVNSLERIHMKLQWMKLQQNNALEEKKRMSSYQQTPLPRQTEETQYVAALGDQFKRLQQQDMREPVMMMQQQQQRSQSANTNVLPVSSMNASFTGAAAAAGSGWYPANRSEPAQSNGYLPSRTLPPNDLNSNLMYQQLQYQQYQGQVNNNSHRMAGASAPLAVAPAASLGLFSGFGSRSSSSSSGLDWNADGSLGYLDYNNIDWSLDKGLAFPRPSQQYAATSSPYEAHMNGRTRMMANGNGMGVAMGVQEAALVGNGREWTSPFEGKDLFSLSRQYVPPSL is encoded by the exons ATGTCTAGCGCATCCAAGACTAAATCCAGAGACAAGAAGGTTATGAACGATTCACAGAAGACACCAAGTAAAGCCTCAGGATCCATGGGTGCGAGTAATGGTGTTGTGGTTGGTGCTTACAATCCTCTTTTGGGGACATTTCAAACCATTGACTCGCTTTCAGCAACTGGTTCCTCGTCGCTTCACAATAATGGCCGGTTCAGAAACATTGATGAGTCGGATTCAACTGGAGCCGACTGTGATTCTGTCTCTAATAATGGTAGCTGGTCAGGTGACTCGGAAGATCACAAAGAGAAAGTACCCAGTACTGCTGCAAAGCAAGAAATCGTCCCTGGAGCTGACAATGAAAAGCGAGAAAAGATGCGactgaaaaatgaaagaaagcaCCAACGGCAAAAGGAAAAGCGAGCTCAGGAGTTGCACGAGCGATGCTGTCAGTATCTGATGTCGAGAAAATTTGAAGTCCATACTCAGAAGATAATGGCAATGGGTATTGCTCAGGAGCGAGCAACTTATGCTCTTATGTTAAATGAAGGGAAAATAGAGGAGTCTGTTAATTGGCTGCTTGATGATGGTGGGTCAAAAGTAGAAGATAAGAAACTAGATCCTACCTCTGGGAATTTAAAGCTTGACATATCACAAGAGTTGGGTAGAATCTTAGAGttggaaacaaaatataagtTCACCAAGCAGGATGTAGAAAGAGCTGTGGTTACAGCAGAGGGGGACATTGAGAAAGCGGAAGAAGCATTAAGAAGACAGAAGCAAGACCAATCTACTGCGTCTAGAAAAGCAGATGATATTAGTGATAATACTTCTGTTAACAATAGCAAAGTCCCATCTGTGCACACAAGTCAGAATACAGTAGCCCAGTTGCAACCTAACTCAGGTATGTATCCTACAGGTGGGGAAGAAGCCCTTGACAGAAAGAATCTTGGTTACTCCAGAGGATCCAGCTACATTAGTGAAGAATCCGAAAACCAGAGTGTAAATTCGTTGGAAAGAATTCACATGAAGTTGCAGTGGATGAAACTGCAACAAAATAATGCCCTGGAAGAGAAGAAACGCATGTCATCATATCAACAGACGCCACTGCCACGGCAAACAGAAGAAACACAGTATGTGGCGGCCCTAGGTGATCAATTTAAGAGACTTCAGCAGCAAGATATGAGGGAACCAGTTATGATgatgcagcagcagcaacaacgcTCTCAGTCCGCTAATACAAATGTCCTACCTGTCTCTTCCATGAATGCATCCTTTACcggagcagcagcagcagcaggcAGCGGTTGGTACCCCGCAAATAGATCTGAGCCGGCTCAATCTAACGGATACTTGCCCTCAAGAACTCTACCTCCTAATGATCTGAACTCAAACCTGATGTACCAGCAGCTTCAGTATCAACAATATCAAGGCCAAGTGAACAACAATAGTCACAGAATGGCAGGGGCTTCTGCACCGCTTGCTGTGGCTCCAGCTGCTTCTCTTGGGCTCTTCTCAGGGTTTGGATCAAGGTCTTCTTC GTCTTCTTCGGGCCTGGACTGGAACGCAGATGGGTCACTGGGATACTTAGATTACAACAACATCGACTGGAGTCTAGATAAAGGCCTAGCTTTTCCTAGACCAAGCCAACAGTACGCGGCAACATCTTCACCATATGAAGCACACATGAATGGAAGGACAAGAATGATGGCGAATGGGAATGGGATGGGCGTGGCAATGGGAGTGCAGGAAGCTGCTTTAGTGGGAAATGGGAGAGAGTGGACATCACCTTTTGAGGGTAAAGATCTGTTTAGTTTGTCTAGACAGTATGTACCTCCTTCACTTTGA
- the LOC104709100 gene encoding uncharacterized protein LOC104709100 isoform X1 yields MSSASKTKSRDKKVMNDSQKTPSKASGSMGASNGVVVGAYNPLLGTFQTIDSLSATGSSSLHNNGRFRNIDESDSTGADCDSVSNNGSWSGDSEDHKEKVPSTAAKQEIVPGADNEKREKMRLKNERKHQRQKEKRAQELHERCCQYLMSRKFEVHTQKIMAMGIAQERATYALMLNEGKIEESVNWLLDDGGSKVEDKKLDPTSGNLKLDISQELGRILELETKYKFTKQDVERAVVTAEGDIEKAEEALRRQKQDQSTASRKADDISDNTSVNNSKVPSVHTSQNTVAQLQPNSGMYPTGGEEALDRKNLGYSRGSSYISEESENQSVNSLERIHMKLQWMKLQQNNALEEKKRMSSYQQTPLPRQTEETQYVAALGDQFKRLQQQDMREPVMMMQQQQQRSQSANTNVLPVSSMNASFTGAAAAAGSGWYPANRSEPAQSNGYLPSRTLPPNDLNSNLMYQQLQYQQYQGQVNNNSHRMAGASAPLAVAPAASLGLFSGFGSRSSSGLDWNADGSLGYLDYNNIDWSLDKGLAFPRPSQQYAATSSPYEAHMNGRTRMMANGNGMGVAMGVQEAALVGNGREWTSPFEGKDLFSLSRQYVPPSL; encoded by the exons ATGTCTAGCGCATCCAAGACTAAATCCAGAGACAAGAAGGTTATGAACGATTCACAGAAGACACCAAGTAAAGCCTCAGGATCCATGGGTGCGAGTAATGGTGTTGTGGTTGGTGCTTACAATCCTCTTTTGGGGACATTTCAAACCATTGACTCGCTTTCAGCAACTGGTTCCTCGTCGCTTCACAATAATGGCCGGTTCAGAAACATTGATGAGTCGGATTCAACTGGAGCCGACTGTGATTCTGTCTCTAATAATGGTAGCTGGTCAGGTGACTCGGAAGATCACAAAGAGAAAGTACCCAGTACTGCTGCAAAGCAAGAAATCGTCCCTGGAGCTGACAATGAAAAGCGAGAAAAGATGCGactgaaaaatgaaagaaagcaCCAACGGCAAAAGGAAAAGCGAGCTCAGGAGTTGCACGAGCGATGCTGTCAGTATCTGATGTCGAGAAAATTTGAAGTCCATACTCAGAAGATAATGGCAATGGGTATTGCTCAGGAGCGAGCAACTTATGCTCTTATGTTAAATGAAGGGAAAATAGAGGAGTCTGTTAATTGGCTGCTTGATGATGGTGGGTCAAAAGTAGAAGATAAGAAACTAGATCCTACCTCTGGGAATTTAAAGCTTGACATATCACAAGAGTTGGGTAGAATCTTAGAGttggaaacaaaatataagtTCACCAAGCAGGATGTAGAAAGAGCTGTGGTTACAGCAGAGGGGGACATTGAGAAAGCGGAAGAAGCATTAAGAAGACAGAAGCAAGACCAATCTACTGCGTCTAGAAAAGCAGATGATATTAGTGATAATACTTCTGTTAACAATAGCAAAGTCCCATCTGTGCACACAAGTCAGAATACAGTAGCCCAGTTGCAACCTAACTCAGGTATGTATCCTACAGGTGGGGAAGAAGCCCTTGACAGAAAGAATCTTGGTTACTCCAGAGGATCCAGCTACATTAGTGAAGAATCCGAAAACCAGAGTGTAAATTCGTTGGAAAGAATTCACATGAAGTTGCAGTGGATGAAACTGCAACAAAATAATGCCCTGGAAGAGAAGAAACGCATGTCATCATATCAACAGACGCCACTGCCACGGCAAACAGAAGAAACACAGTATGTGGCGGCCCTAGGTGATCAATTTAAGAGACTTCAGCAGCAAGATATGAGGGAACCAGTTATGATgatgcagcagcagcaacaacgcTCTCAGTCCGCTAATACAAATGTCCTACCTGTCTCTTCCATGAATGCATCCTTTACcggagcagcagcagcagcaggcAGCGGTTGGTACCCCGCAAATAGATCTGAGCCGGCTCAATCTAACGGATACTTGCCCTCAAGAACTCTACCTCCTAATGATCTGAACTCAAACCTGATGTACCAGCAGCTTCAGTATCAACAATATCAAGGCCAAGTGAACAACAATAGTCACAGAATGGCAGGGGCTTCTGCACCGCTTGCTGTGGCTCCAGCTGCTTCTCTTGGGCTCTTCTCAGGGTTTGGATCAAGGTCTTCTTCGGGCCTGGACTGGAACGCAG ATGGGTCACTGGGATACTTAGATTACAACAACATCGACTGGAGTCTAGATAAAGGCCTAGCTTTTCCTAGACCAAGCCAACAGTACGCGGCAACATCTTCACCATATGAAGCACACATGAATGGAAGGACAAGAATGATGGCGAATGGGAATGGGATGGGCGTGGCAATGGGAGTGCAGGAAGCTGCTTTAGTGGGAAATGGGAGAGAGTGGACATCACCTTTTGAGGGTAAAGATCTGTTTAGTTTGTCTAGACAGTATGTACCTCCTTCACTTTGA
- the LOC104705481 gene encoding thylakoid membrane protein TERC, chloroplastic, whose amino-acid sequence MRSLASVIHHHGILLAPAKSDRIFLTIPVVSPDFRARRWTQSRFSLLINPSLVSAANRRLSYLPPISCSRDVDQEDDVSSSEKESSRDLLSHKSDEITSTSSVDSGGMKDYQQEETYKTSFKTVALCVGTAVAFGIGIGLKEGVGKASEFFAGYLLEQSLSVDNLFVFVLVFKYFKVPLMYQNRVLTYGVAGAVVFRFALIILGTATLQKFEAVNLLLAAVLLYSSFKLFASEEDDTDLSDNFIVKTCQRFIPVTSSYDGNRFFTKQDGILKATPLLLTVAVIELSDIAFAVDSIPAVFGVTRDPFIVLTSNLFAILGLRSLYTLISEGMEDLEYLQPSIAVVLGFIGFKMILEFFGFHVSTEASLGVVALSLSTGVLLSLTNKSSDS is encoded by the exons ATGAGGAGCTTAGCTTCAGTTATCCACCACCACGGAATCCTCCTCGCTCCGGCGAAATCGGATCGAATCTTTCTTACCATTCCGGTGGTTTCTCCGGATTTCAGAGCTCGTCGTTGGACTCAGTCTCGTTTCTCTCTTCTAATAAACCCATCTCTCGTCTCAG CTGCTAATCGTCGTCTCTCTTATCTTCCTCCTATTTCTTGCTCCAGAGATGTCGatcaagaagatgatgtttcttcttcag AGAAGGAGAGTAGCAGAGATCTTCTATCACATAAAAGCGATGAGATTACAAGCACCTCATCAGTAGATAGTGGAGGCATGAAAGATTATCAACAAGAAGAAACTTATAAAACTTCCTTCAAGACTGTTGCCTTGTGT GTAGGCACTGCGGTAGCATTTGGAATCGGAATTGGTTTGAAGGAAGGTGTTGGCAAGGCCTCAGAGTTTTTCGCTGG TTATTTACTGGAGCAAAGCTTGTCAGTGGAcaacttgtttgtttttgttcttgttttcaaGTACTTCAAAGTGCCACTCATGTATCAG AATCGGGTACTTACCTACGGTGTAGCTGGTGCAGTTGTCTTCCGCTTCGCGCTAATAATACTAGGAACAGCAACTCTTCAG AAATTTGAAGCAGTCAACCTACTGCTTGCTGCCGTACTCTTGTATTCATCTTTCAAG TTATTtgcaagtgaagaagatgatacagATCTATCCGACAACTTCATTGTAAAGACATGCCAGAGATTTATTCCTGTCACAT CTAGTTACGATGGAAATCGGTTTTTCACAAAGCAGGATGGCATTTTGAAA GCCACACCATTGCTACTTACAGTAGCAGTGATCGAGCTCAGTGACATAGCATTTGCG GTTGACTCGATACCAGCTGTTTTTGGAGTCACTAGGGATCCTTTTATTGTCTTGACCTCTAATCTCTTTGCAATTCTAG GACTAAGGTCTCTCTATACACTGATTTCCGAAGGAATGGAAGATCTGGAATACTTGCAG CCATCAATAGCAGTTGTTCTTGGCTTCATAGGATTCAAGATGATCCTTGAATTCTTCG GCTTCCACGTATCAACGGAGGCATCACTTGGTGTTGTGGCACTTTCTCTCAGCACCGGAGTACTGTTGAgcctaacaaacaaatccagCGACAGCTAA
- the LOC104705482 gene encoding cysteine proteinase inhibitor 1-like, translated as MAEQQGGGAIVGGTRDVDLNANDLQVESLARFAVDEHNKNENVTLEYKRLLGAKTQVVAGTMHHLTVEVADGETKKVYEAKVLEKAWENLKQLESFNHLHDV; from the exons ATGGCGGAACAACAAGGAGGAGGAGCAATCGTCGGTGGAACTCGCGATGTTGATCTAAATGCTAACGATCTTCAAGTCGAGAGTCTCGCTCGTTTCGCTGTCGATGAGCACAACAAAAACGAG AACGTGACATTGGAGTACAAGAGACTCCTTGGTGCAAAGACACAGGTTGTGGCTGGAACAATGCACCATCTCACTGTAGAGGTGGCTGATGGTGAGACCAAGAAGGTCTATGAAGCCAAGGTTTTGGAGAAAGCCTGGGAGAATCTCAAGCAGTTGGAGAGTTTCAACCACCTTCACGATGTTTAA